A segment of the Anguilla anguilla isolate fAngAng1 chromosome 6, fAngAng1.pri, whole genome shotgun sequence genome:
tacAGGCATACCATGTCGAACACATGCTACATTAATTCCTGTTCTCTTCCAGTTCTGCTTGCATTGCAGACAGACAATTCCAGGTAATCCGTCTCAATTAAGACTTCCTCCTAAAATTCCTTACCCCCCTTCCTAAAAACCATGAACCGCCCATCCATCCCCAGTGCACCATCACATCATGTTGTCTATTAGTTTTATCCGTTTAGCTGTTGATTGTTCAGTCGGGAGTGAACATACATGTTTCCTCCAAGAGCATTCGAAATACAGGGAACCTTCTGTCAAGGAAGTCGTTGGGACTTTACCCCCTGAGGCTGGATttgaaccctttgaagagcagggcTATTTTTGGGAGAACTAGAACTAGTTCTAGAACTCCCACTgcattacatcagcattggaatattcagttaagagcattctaatcatgTATTTGTGAACTTATACattaaagggtttttaaaaaaaagctgttgaTAGGCTGAACGTCCCTCATCCCATCTGTTCTGATTGGCCTATAGAAATTCTATCCAGCGTCCCCCCCAacgaaaaaatataaaataaattagcaaagAGTCCACAGTCACCACCATCTCAgacagccctccaggactgtcCTTATTTCAGTGCATTACAAGAGATCAGCCTCTTTTTTCAAATTGTCTTTTgacttttgagttttttttttttcaccacttTTTACCACGATTGTggtcacatacatttttaaatgaagctcaaaaaataatctgaacTATTAACATGTGCATAAATATGAGTTTTAGGTCAGCAAGTCCCTTTTTTTGGTTCATATTTAAGGCAAAATCTCTCACATCATAGCTGTTCTCCATGAATTGCCAAAAGGTGCAGTGATTTGCTGTCCATCTGACTcatgaccagcagagggcgcagTTTCCCCCATTTAAAAAGGCAGGTTGCGGCGACGAAGCCAGAGGCGGCATATCAGTCCAAGACTCTCAGCAGCTTGAGTTGCCCGACAGTAATACCAGGAGGCCCCCGCCGGAAACACGGCTTCCCAGCAATCCACCTGCAAGGTCGAAGGTCGAAGGTCGAAGGTCAGAGGTTGGAGGTCTTCCCCTCCGCGTGACACCCGGCGCTCAGCTCTGCCGCGAGCCACTCCAGCTTGCCGGTCAGCAGCCGGCTGAAGCTCCAGAACACGTCGCCCAGGTTCCTGGTTGGGTGGCCGGGGCAAGCTGCCACCAAACTATCGTCTTCACCCTGCGGAacgtgcccccaccccccaaaaaaaaaaacacaatcaacaATAATCACCCCATCactgcctgacctcactaatgctcttccggcagaaatggaaacaaatcctcgcagcaatgctccaaaatctagtaaaaaaaaaaaaaagccttcccaaaagagtcaaggttgttacagcagcaaaaggGTGGACCACctccatattaatacccatTTTTGGATATGTCGgacgtcaggtgtccacatacttttggccgtgTAGCGTATTTCTTTATGAAAacgaaaaagcaaaaaacatctTCCCTTCCCAATTGGGAATCTGATGTTCTAGCGGGTCTGTGCACGTGCGTCAGTGGCGGAGAACGTGGCGGTGTGGCGGGATCTTCAAGGGGGTTTAAACTGACGGAGGACGGAGAGACGTTTGAGGGCGTTTGAGGGCGTTTGGAGGACAGAAATTTTGCTATCCGCGAAAAGAAAGGAGCGTGCGCCTGACAGCAGGAGAGCCGCGCCCGTCTAGCTCAGCTCGTCGTTCCCCTGCAGAGATAACGCCAGGCTGTTTAACGCGGGCCTTCTCATCGGAGCATCTCCCCGGGGTTTGAGGGGAGCGCAGGTCCCCCCCCGTGGGGATGATGCGTCAAATCTCTTCACAAGAAGATGTTGTGACTGGCTAAATGAAcatcacacaggtgtgtgtgtgtgtgtgtgtacgtggtatgtgtgtgtatgtgcgcgtgtgcgtgtgcgtgtttgtgtgtgtgtgtgtgtgcacctgtgtgtgtgtgtgtgtgcttgtgtgcgtgtgttccggtgtgtgtgtgtatgtgtgtgtgtctgcgtgtatgtgtgtgtgtgtgtgtgtgtgttccggtgtgtgtgtgtgtgtgcgtgtgtgttccggtgtgtgtgtgcttgtgtgtgtgctcaggtgtgtgtggctCTTACGGTGAGCTCcaggtgtgtgaggatgtgCAGGTAGTTGGTGACGCTGCGCTCCAGTCTCTCCAGCAGGGAGGCCTGGCACTCGGGCAGGAGCAGTGACCTCACCTCCCGCACACCCTGCGCCAGAGCCCTCAGAGCAGCCACAATGTCCCCCCTCTTCTGCTGCACctggggaacacacacacacacacacacacacacgcagagacacacacacacacacccacacacacacacatatgcacgcacgcacgcacacgcatacacacatacacacacacacacacacatatgcacgcacgcacacacacacacacacacgcacgcacacacacacatgcacgcacgcacacacacacgcacgcacacgcacacacgcacacacatgcacacacacacacacacacacacacacacgcaagcacacacgcacgcacgcacgcacacgcatacacacacgcacgcacgcacgcacacgcatacacacacgcacgcacgcacgcacacacatgcacacacacacacacatgcacgcaagcatacacacacacacacacacacacacacaccagacagacacacaggtaaaaCAGAATAGTAGTTGTACGAGGGCGGGGTGGGGacagggggaaaggggaggcGATTGAGGTATTTTGGGGACTCACTGATTTCCTATCCCACGATGCTTTGTGAGTCTTCATACAGGGCAAGGTGATTGGTAAGGGGAGTAGAGCCGAACCACTGCATTctccctgagacagacaggcagacatgtGGATcgagagacatacagacagacagacggacagacagacagacagacagacagatggacggacagacggacagacatacagacagacagacgaacGGACAGAGAGCCATAAGCAAATGTCACAACGTGCTGAGAATGGGCCACAGACAAAATGAGTTACTCAGGGTTTTGCCTACATTCCTTCGCGTGAATACGGAACAGAAGTACATTTTGTTTGAGTCCTGCTAATTACCACTATGTGTGCTCGCAGTGCCCAGAATGAAGCAGGTTATTCACAAGAGCAGTTTAGTTTTTCTGCCGTGGGTGGCAGCTGCAGTTCATCGATGGCATGTGAAATATGTAGAGTGTGGGAAAGGGTGGCACAAACAGCATCCCGTACTctcaggggagaaaaaaaaggtacaaaaaaagTGCCTATGAAGGCTTGTCACTAAGccagcaaaatacataatacatttgtACCTCTTCGCTTGTAAAAAGACACTTATTAACGGCCCAAATGGAACATTGTTTTACTTTCACGGaacatttgggaaatttttttccgtaaagaataaaaatgtaccaACCACTGcgtctttatttttatagtgtGGACGTACGGGACaacccttttttaaataaacttttttttttttttttgggctgaaATACAGGGCTAAGACGGGACGGGCAGCTGTGGGCCCGTGCCCAAAGCCACGCCCGCCTGCGCCCCGTGCGCCGGTTTCGGCGGCACCGGCACCGGGGATGCCCGGCAGGCTCACCATGCCGGACTCCAGCTCCTTCACC
Coding sequences within it:
- the thpo gene encoding thrombopoietin isoform X2 yields the protein MHRSIRQHRRRFLKLKGVVAHLLQITRLGSQTVLQTYSSPNLHIFVQGLLLLLLSMAASDIPGVQARPIDFVCDGHARRDLNTVKELESGMGECSGSALLPLPITLPCMKTHKASWDRKSVQQKRGDIVAALRALAQGVREGEDDSLVAACPGHPTRNLGDVFWSFSRLLTGKLEWLAAELSAGCHAEGKTSNL
- the thpo gene encoding thrombopoietin isoform X4, yielding MAASDIPGVQARPIDFVCDGHARRDLNTVKELESGMGECSGSALLPLPITLPCMKTHKASWDRKSVQQKRGDIVAALRALAQGVREVRSLLLPECQASLLERLERSVTNYLHILTHLELTGEDDSLVAACPGHPTRNLGDVFWSFSRLLTGKLEWLAAELSAGCHAEGKTSNL
- the thpo gene encoding thrombopoietin isoform X1, translated to MHRSIRQHRRRFLKLKGVVAHLLQITRLGSQTVLQTYSSPNLHIFVQGLLLLLLSMAASDIPGVQARPIDFVCDGHARRDLNTVKELESGMGECSGSALLPLPITLPCMKTHKASWDRKSVQQKRGDIVAALRALAQGVREVRSLLLPECQASLLERLERSVTNYLHILTHLELTGEDDSLVAACPGHPTRNLGDVFWSFSRLLTGKLEWLAAELSAGCHAEGKTSNL
- the thpo gene encoding thrombopoietin isoform X3; protein product: MDLSRLLLLLLSMAASDIPGVQARPIDFVCDGHARRDLNTVKELESGMGECSGSALLPLPITLPCMKTHKASWDRKSVQQKRGDIVAALRALAQGVREVRSLLLPECQASLLERLERSVTNYLHILTHLELTGEDDSLVAACPGHPTRNLGDVFWSFSRLLTGKLEWLAAELSAGCHAEGKTSNL